A region of Toxorhynchites rutilus septentrionalis strain SRP chromosome 1, ASM2978413v1, whole genome shotgun sequence DNA encodes the following proteins:
- the LOC129764502 gene encoding ubiquinol-cytochrome-c reductase complex assembly factor 2, which translates to MSQHYNRFLKLLERWPLDQSKVGRDLGQYLRDQLKAVLGGSNIIAVNDDRLAQQHRSLENIVNDVHLKAYPRSLNSTATGLTGEQCREVVSSKFLECLNKSDSVK; encoded by the coding sequence ATGTCCCAGCACTATAACCGCTTCCTGAAGCTACTCGAACGTTGGCCGTTGGATCAGAGCAAGGTAGGACGGGATCTCGGACAGTATCTGCGTGATCAGTTGAAAGCCGTTCTGGGTGGTTCGAACATTATCGCCGTGAATGACGATCGGCTCGCACAGCAGCACCGTTCGCTGGAGAATATCGTTAACGACGTGCATCTCAAGGCGTACCCACGATCGCTCAATTCAACCGCTACTGGGCTGACAGGAGAGCAGTGCCGGGAGGTGGTGTCCTCTAAGTTTCTGGAGTGTTTGAATAAAAGCGACTCCGTGAAGTAG